The nucleotide sequence GGGAGATGATCTTGGCCGGTCCGTGGCCCTGGAGCGGCTCGGGTTCGGCGAACTCGCGCAGCTCGCGACCGGTGGGTCCGAGCACGGGGACGTCCATTCCCGGGAGCTCGGTCACATCTGGCTTGCGCGTCACGTGGATCTCTCTCTGCCGCTCCTCCGACGCGGTCCCGTCGGATCCTGGAAGTCTACCGGGGAGGGTCGCTCACGCCCGGCGGGCACGCGGGTGCGCGGTCGTGTAGACGTCGCGCAGGGTGTCGACGGTCACGCGCGTGTAGATCTGCGTGGTCGCCACCGACGAGTGGCCGAGCAGCTCCTGCACCACGCGCACGTCGGCGCCGCCCGCGATGAGGTGCGTCGCGAACGAGTGCCGGAACGTGTGCGGGGAGATCTCCTCCGCGACGCCGGCGCGCTCGGCGGCCGCCTTGATCACGAGCCACGCGTTCTGCCGCGACAGCGCGTGGCCGCGGAGGCCGAGGAAGAGCGCGGGGGTCGCGGTGCCGCGCGCGGCGAGGATCGGGCGGACGCGCACGAGGTACGCGTCGACGGCGCGGCGCGCGAAGGACCCGACCGGCACGATCCGCTGCTTGCCGCCCTTGCCGAGCACGCGCACCAGCTCGGCCGCGGCGCCGTCGGGGCCGAGCACGTCGTCGACCGTGAGCGCCGTGATCTCGCTGACGCGCGCGCCCGTCGCGTACAGCAGCTCGAGCAGGGCCTTGTCGCGCACGCGGAGCGGCTCGTCGCCGTCGGTGGCGTCGAGGATCCGGCCCATCGTCTCGATGGAGACGGCCTTCGGCAGACGGCTCGGCAGCTTGGGCGGCCTCTGGTCGGCGGACACGTCGACCTCGACGATGCCCTCCTCCACGAGGAAGCGGTGGAAGCCCCGGACGCTCGACAGCATGCGCGCGAGCGACGACGCCGTGAGGCCGCCGTGCTCGGGGTCGCGGACGCGCTGCGCGAAGGCGGCGACGTGCGCGGCGCTGGCACCGGCCGGATCCGATACCCCTTCCGCCGCGAGGTGCGCCGTGTAGCGCGCGAGGTCACGGCGGTACGCCTGGAGCGTGTTGCGGGACAGGCCGCGCTCCACCTCGACGTGCCGGAGCCAGCGGTCGACGGCGCGCCGCAGCGCCACCGGGATCTCGGGCGCGGCGTCGGGCGTCGCTCCCCCGGATCCCTCGGCCGCGTCGGTCACGAGCCGGACGCGCCCCCGCCGTCGCCGTGTCCGTCGCCGTCGCCGTCGCGGAGCTTCGGGTGACGCGGCCACGGCGCGTCGGCCGGTCCCAGCGTCGACCAGCCGCGCGAGCGGGCGACGTGCGCCTGCAGCACCGCGATCACGGTCGACGGGTTCTGGATCCGCCGCTCGAGCACCGCCGTGACGACCTCGTCGAGATCCACCCAGCGCACCTCGATGTCGGCCTCCTCGTCGGTGCGCGCGAACGCCTCCGCCGTGGGGGTCAGCCCGCGCGCGAGGTAGACGCGGATCGCCTCGTCGCTGCCGCCTGGCGTCGTGCAGTACTCCGCCAGCACGCTCCACTCGGCGGCGACCAGGTCGGCCTCCTCCGCGAGCTCGCGCTGCACGGCCGTGAGCGGCGGCTCGCCCGTGATGTCGAGCAGCCCCGCCGGGATCTCCCACTCGCGCATGCGCACGGGGTGCCGGTACTGCTTGATGAGGAGCACCCGGTCCTCGTCGTCGATCGCGAGCACCGCGACGGCGCCCGTGTGGTCGACGAACTCCCGCGTGATCTCGCCGTCGCCGTACGCGAAGGTCTCACGGCGGATGTCCCAGATCTTCCCCTCGAACACGCGCTCGCTCGACGTGACGTCGTACGAGACCGCGTCGTCGTGCAGGCCGTCGGTCGGCGAGCCCGCGACGGCGTCTGTCACGCGACCGCCTCGGCGTCGTCCTCGACGAACAGCGTGCTGGCGGCCTGGCGGTCGAGCGCGGCGCGGATCAGGCCCGCGAACAGCGGGTGCGCGCGGTTCGGGCGCGACCGGAGCTCCGGGTGCGCCTGCGTGCCGATGTAGAACGGGTGCACCTCGCGCGGCAGCTCCACGTACTCGACGAGCGTGCCGTCGGGCGACGTGCCCGAGAACACGAGGCCGGCGTCCTGGATCCGCTCGCGGTACTGGTTGTTGACCTCGTAGCGGTGGCGGTGGCGCTCGTGCGAGACGGGCGCGCCGTACAGCTCGGCGGCGAGGGATCCGGGCGCGAGCGCCGCCTCGTAGAGGCCGAGGCGCATGGTGCCGCCGAGGTCGCCGCCCGCGATGATGTCGACCTGCTCCGCCATCGTCGCGACGACCGGGAACTCGCTCTCGGGGTCGAACTCGCTGGAGGAGGCGCCCTCGAGGCCGGCCTCGTTGCGCGCGTACTCGATGACCATGCACTGCAGACCGAGGCACAGGCCGAGCACGGGGATCATGTTGTCGCGCGCGAACTTGAGCGCGCCGAGCTTGCCCTCGATGCCGCGGATGCCGAAGCCGCCCGGCACGCACAGCGCGTCCAGGTCGCCCAGCCTCTTCGCGGCGCCCTCGGGCGTCTCGCACTCGTCGGACGCGACCCAGCGCAGCTTCACGCGCGCCGAGTGGGCGAACCCGCCGGCCCGCAGCGCCTCGGTGACCGAGAGGTAGGCGTCCGGCAGGTCGATGTACTTGCCGACGAGGCCGACGGTGACCTCGTGCTTCGGGTCGTGCACGGCGTCGAGCAGGTCGCTCCAGCCGGACCAGTCGACGGCGTCCGCTGCCGGCAGCCCGAGGTGGTCGATGATGTAGCTGTCGAGGCCCTGCCCGTGCAGCATCTCGGGGATGTCGTAGATGCTCGGCACGTCCACCGCGTTCACGACGGCCTGCTCGTCGACGTCGCACATGAGCGCGATCTTCTTCTTGTTCGAGTCGGAGACGGGCCGGTCGCTGCGGAGCACGAGCGCGTCCGGCTGGATCCCGATGGAGCGCAGCGCAGCGACGGAGTGCTGCGTGGGCTTGGTCTTCTGCTCGCCCGACGCGCCCATGTACGGCACGAGCGAGACGTGCACG is from Clavibacter sp. A6099 and encodes:
- a CDS encoding CTP synthase, encoding MTSTTGAAKTTRHIFVTGGVVSSLGKGLTAASLGNLLTARGVRVVMQKLDPYLNVDPGTMNPFQHGEVFVTDDGAETDLDIGHYERFLDIELDQAANVTTGQIYSEVIAKERRGEYLGDTVQVIPHITDEIKRRMRLQSSDEPQPDVIITEIGGTVGDIESQPFIEAARQVRHELGRNNVFFVHVSLVPYMGASGEQKTKPTQHSVAALRSIGIQPDALVLRSDRPVSDSNKKKIALMCDVDEQAVVNAVDVPSIYDIPEMLHGQGLDSYIIDHLGLPAADAVDWSGWSDLLDAVHDPKHEVTVGLVGKYIDLPDAYLSVTEALRAGGFAHSARVKLRWVASDECETPEGAAKRLGDLDALCVPGGFGIRGIEGKLGALKFARDNMIPVLGLCLGLQCMVIEYARNEAGLEGASSSEFDPESEFPVVATMAEQVDIIAGGDLGGTMRLGLYEAALAPGSLAAELYGAPVSHERHRHRYEVNNQYRERIQDAGLVFSGTSPDGTLVEYVELPREVHPFYIGTQAHPELRSRPNRAHPLFAGLIRAALDRQAASTLFVEDDAEAVA
- a CDS encoding site-specific tyrosine recombinase XerD; protein product: MTDAAEGSGGATPDAAPEIPVALRRAVDRWLRHVEVERGLSRNTLQAYRRDLARYTAHLAAEGVSDPAGASAAHVAAFAQRVRDPEHGGLTASSLARMLSSVRGFHRFLVEEGIVEVDVSADQRPPKLPSRLPKAVSIETMGRILDATDGDEPLRVRDKALLELLYATGARVSEITALTVDDVLGPDGAAAELVRVLGKGGKQRIVPVGSFARRAVDAYLVRVRPILAARGTATPALFLGLRGHALSRQNAWLVIKAAAERAGVAEEISPHTFRHSFATHLIAGGADVRVVQELLGHSSVATTQIYTRVTVDTLRDVYTTAHPRARRA
- a CDS encoding NUDIX domain-containing protein; the protein is MTDAVAGSPTDGLHDDAVSYDVTSSERVFEGKIWDIRRETFAYGDGEITREFVDHTGAVAVLAIDDEDRVLLIKQYRHPVRMREWEIPAGLLDITGEPPLTAVQRELAEEADLVAAEWSVLAEYCTTPGGSDEAIRVYLARGLTPTAEAFARTDEEADIEVRWVDLDEVVTAVLERRIQNPSTVIAVLQAHVARSRGWSTLGPADAPWPRHPKLRDGDGDGHGDGGGASGS